Below is a genomic region from Streptomyces ferrugineus.
GCTGCCGCCCGGCGAGGCGGAGCTGGCGACCGATCCCGCGGTGCTGCGGGCGGCGCTGGGCGAGGCGGCGCGGCTCATCGAAGCGGCCGACAACTGCCGGTGACACGGCCGACCGGGCGGCACGGGCGCCCGCTTGCGACAATGACCCCATGGGAAGGTCCAGGAACACCCGGCGCCGGGCGGCAGCGGCCGAAGCCGTCGTCGAACGCGTCGACGGCGGGCTCGCCGAGCTGATACCCGACCGGGACCGCGCCCGGGCCTGGACGCTCCTCGTCGACGGGGCCCCGCAGTCGCACGTCGACCTGGACGACCCGGCGTACCTGTCCTTCGAGTACCAGCGGCGCCTGGGTCATGTCATCGACCTCGCCGCCCCGCCCGGCGGACCCGTCCGGGCGGTCCACCTCGGCGGCGGCGCCCTCACCCTCGCCCGCTACGTCGCCGCCACCCGGCCCCGCTCCACCCAGCAGGTCGTCGAGCGCGACGCCGCCCTCGTCCAACTGGTCCGGAGGGAACTGCCGTTGGATCCGGGCGCGCGGATCCGGGTGCGCTCGACCGACGCCCGGGACGGGCTCGCCAAGGTGCCCGACGAGTGGGCCGACCTCGTCATCGCCGACGTCTTCAGCGGGACCCGCACCCCCGCCCATCTGACCTCGACGGAGTTCCTCGACGACGTACGCCGGGCCCTGGCACCCGGCGGTGTGTACGCCGCCAACCTCGCCGACGGCCCGCCGCTCGCGCATCTGCGCGGCCAGATCGCCACCGCCGCCCACCGGTTCGCGGAACTCGCCCTGGTAGCCGACCCGGCCGTACTGCGCGGCAAGCGCTTCGGCAACGCCGTGCTCGTCGCCTCCGACCGACCGCTGCCGATCGCCGAACTGACCCGCAGCGCCGCCTCCGACCCGCACCCCGCCCGGGTCGAGCACGGCAAGGCGCTCACCGACTTCACCGGTGGGGCCCTTCCCGTGACCGACCTCGCGGCGGTGGCCTCCCCGGCGCCGCCACCGTCCGTGTTCCGGTGACGGTGCCGGTGCCGGCGACTCAGTAGCTCCCGATCTCCACCCTCGGCGGCCCGTCGTGCCACGTGCAGAACACCGACACCCGGTCCGCGCCCGAGCCGAACTCCACCCGGATCCACGTCTCCGTCTTCCACACCTGCATCGACCAGCCCGCGCCGGGAGTGGCCGAGACGAGGGCCGCGGAGGCGGTGCCGATGTCGAAGACCACCCGGCCGCCCCTGGTGTCGTAGCTCTTGACCTGGCCGGACGTGGTGGGGGAGGGGCTCGGGGTGTTCGCCGGCGGTTTCGAGGGGGCCGGGGTGCGGGGCGTCCCGGTCGGCTTCGGCGAGGGGCTCTTCGACGGCGTCGGCCGCCGGGGGGACCGCGTCGACGACGCCAGCGGCTTCGACCCCTGCGCCGTCGCGTCGGCCGCCGTGATGGGCAGGGCGCGCGGGCGGTCGTACACCGTGCCCGCCATCACCGTGTGGACACCCCACCACGACAGCGTGACCGCCGCGCCCGTGGCGAGCGACCAAGCCAGTAGGTGTACGAGTCCTCTGCGCATCGCGGGCCATACTGCCTCACGGGTCTCATGGGCCGCACACGGTCCGAGTTATCCACAGGCCCCGGATGTCGTCCCTCGCATGGCGTACGGTGCGGCGCATGGCAAGTGTGCTCGTGGTCGAGGACGACCCGTTCGTTCGCTCGGCGCTCATCCGGCACCTGACCGACGCGGCGCACACCGTGCGCAGTGTCGGGACGGCGCTGGAGGCGCTGCGCGAGGTCGCCCATTTCCGTTTCGACGTGGTCGTCCTGGACCTCGGTCTGCCCGACCTGGACGGCTCCGAGGCCCTGAAGATGCTGCGCGGGATCACCGACGTGCCGGTGATCATCGCCACCGCGCGGGACGACGAGACGGAGATCGTCCGGCTGCTGAACGCGGGGGCGGACGACTACCTCACCAAGCCCTTCTCGGTCGAGCATCTCTCGGCCCGCATGGCGGCCGTCCTGCGGCGTTCCCGGGGCGCCGCGGGCGAGCTGCCGCCGGAGACCGTGCTGCGCGTCGGCGGCCTCACCGTCGACCCGCTGCGCCGCCAGGCCGAGCTGGACGGTCTCCGACTCGACCTCACCCGCCGCGAGTTCGACCTGCTGGCCTTCCTGGCCGCCCGGCCCGGAGTGGTCGTACCCCGCAAGGAGCTGCTCGCCGAGGTGTGGCAGCAGTCGTACGGCGACGACCAGACGATCGACGTCCATCTGTCGTGGCTCAGGCGCAAGCTCGGGGAGACGGCCGCGCGACCGCGTTATCTGCACACGCTGCGCGGCGTCGGAGTGAAGCTGGAACCACCCGGTGGGGAGCCGCCGCGATGAGGTGGGCCCTGGTCAAGGTCAGCCTGGCGGTCACCGCCATGGTCGTGGTCGCCTTCGCCGTGCCGCTCGGACTCGTCATCCGGGAGATGGCCCGCGACCGCGCCTTCTCCAACGCCGAGCGGGAGGCCGCGGCCGTCGCCCCGGCGCTGTCCATCACCACCGACCGGGACCAGCTCGAGCGGGTCGTCGCCGCGGCCGGTTCGGACGCGGGCATGGCCCTGCACATACCGGCCTCCGGTGACGCGGCCGCCGTCGACCTCGGCCGGCAGCGCGCCGCCGACGGCGACATCGCGACGGTACGACGGCTGGGGCGGGCCTCGACCACGGAGGTCCCCGGCGGCTCCACGCTCCTGCAACCGGTCGCGCTGAGCTCCGGCGAGATAGCCGTCGTCGAGGTGTACGTCCCCGAGGCCGAGGTCACCAACGGCCTCGCCACGGCCTGGGCGGTGCTCGCCGGGGTCGGCCTGGCGCTGATCGTAGGGTCGGTCGCGGTCGCCGACCGGCTGGGCGTACGCATGGTGCGGCCCGCGCAGCGCCTGGCCGAGGGCGCGCACGAGCTGGGGGAGGGCAAGCTGGGCGCCCGGGTGCCCGAGGAGGGGCCGAACGAACTGCGGCTGGCCGCGGTCGCGTTCAACTCCATGGCCGACCAGGTGGTGCAACTCCTCGCCAACGAGCGGGAGCTGGCGGCCGACCTGTCCCACCGCCTGCGCACCCCGCTGACCGTGCTGCGGCTGAACGCGGCCTCGCTCGGGGACGGTCCGGCCGCCGAGCAGACCCGGGCCGCCGTGGCCCAGTTGGAGCGCGAGGTCGACACCATCATCCGTACGGCCCGGGACGCCAAGCCGCAGACGGTGGCGGCCGGTCCGGGCGCCGGGTGCGACGCGGCCGAGGTGGTGCGCGAGCGGATGGCCTTCTGGTCGGCGCTGGCGGAGGACGAGGGCCGCAAGGTGCGGGTGGCCGGCGTGGACCGGCCGGTGCGCATACCCGTGGCCCGGGCGGATCTGGCGGCCGCGCTGGACGCCCTGCTCGGCAACGTCTTCCGGCACACCCCCGAGGGCACGGCCTTCGCGGTCGACGTGCACAACGGTGAGGACGCGGTGATCGTGCTCGTGTCCGACGCGGGGCCCGGCATAGCCGACCCCGAGGCGGCCATGGCGCGCGGGCGGGGCTCGGGCAGCGCCGGGTCGACCGGGCTGGGCCTTGACATCGTGCGGCGGCTCGCGGAGTCGACGGGCGGGGACGTGCGGATCGGGTCGTCGGTGCTGGGCGGCACCGAGGTGCGGATCTGGATCCAGCTCGACGGGCGGGAGCCGGTGCGCAGGGGGCACCGGGGGTCGGTGCGGCGCCGCCGTCCCGGCAGATTGGTCTCGACCTTTAACCGCCCCCGATCCCTTCCTTAAGCGCACCCTAAGGTCCCCGACCACCGCCCGGATCAGGCGCTTTGCCCGATTCGAGATCGCTAGCGTGCTGCCGCACCCCACCCCCGGGAAATCCCCGCGAAGAGCGAAGGCAGGCACGCGATGAGTACGCACCGGCGCAGGGTCAGCGGCAGGACCAAGGCGATCGGCGGTCTCGTCGCCGCGGCCGCGGTCGGCGGTGGCGCGATCGTCTTCACCGGTACCGCGCAGGCGGCCGGAGTCGACGCGGCGTACACCAGGACCAGTGACTGGTCGACGGGTTACACCGCGCAGTACGTCGTCACGAACAACAGCGGCCAGGCGAAGAGGGACTGGACACTTCAGTTCGACCTGCCGTCGGGATCGAAGCTGAGCTCGCTGTGGAACGCCGAGTCGAGCGTGAGCGGCCGGCATGTCACCGTGACACCGCCGAAGTGGGACTCGGACGGGCTGGCCGCCGGCGAGTCGGTGACGGTCGGCTTCGTGGTCAACGGCACGGCCGCTCCGACGGGCTGTCTCATCGACGACGCGAAGTGCGGCGCGGACGACACCGCGACACCGGAGCCGAGCGGCCGCCCGACCCGGTCACCGAAGCCGACCCCGACTCCCTCCGCGACCACCGAGCCCACGCAGAGCCCCGGCACCGGGACGGAGGCGAGCGCCGGATTCGCCCCGTACATCGACACCTCCCTCCACCCCGCCTTCGACATGGCGGCGAGCGCCGAGGCGACCGGCGTGAAGAACTACAACCTCGCCTTCATCACCGACGGCGGCGGCTGCACCCCGAAATGGGGCGGTGTCACCGACCTCGGCGGCGACGCGGTGGCCGCCCAGATCGGCGACCTGCGCGCCAAGGGCGGCGACGTCCGTGTCTCCTTCGGCGGCGCGGCCGGCAGCGAGCTGGCGACCACCTGCTCCTCGGCCGACGCGCTGGCGGCGGCGTACGGCAAGGTCGTGGACGCGTACAAGCTGACCAAGGTCGACTTCGACGTCGAGGGCGGCGCGCTGCCGGACACCGCGGCCAACACCCGCCGCGCCCGGGCGATAGCCGAGCTCCAGGAGCGGCACCCGAACCTGGACGTCTCCTTCACCCTCCCCGTCATGCCGGAGGGCCTGACCCAACCGGGCGTCGACCTGCTGTCCGACGCCAAGCGGAACGGCGTGAAGATCGACACCGTCAACATCATGGCCATGGACTACGGCCCCGCGTACAGCGACGACATGGGCACCTACGCCGAACAGGCGGCCACCGCCACCCAGGCCCAGGTCAAGAGCGTCCTCGGTCTCTCCGACAGCGCGGCCTGGAAGACGGTCGCGGTCACCCCGATGATCGGCGTCAACGACGTCACCACGGAGGTCTTCAAGGTCGACGACGCCACCCAGCTGGTGGACTTCGCCAGGTCCAAGGGCCTCGGCTGGCTGTCGATGTGGTCGGCGACCCGCGACAAGCAGTGCGCGGGCGGCGAGAAGCCGGCGGCGGACGCGACGTGCAGCTCGATCCTCCAGGAGAAGTTCGCCTTCTCCAAGGCGTTCGCGGCCTACGGCAAGTAGCGCCGAGCCGCGTCCCGGCCGGCCCTCCCCCCCATCCGGCCGGGGCGCGGTGACCGCGGGGCGCGGCACGTCCCCCAGACGCGCCGCGCCCCGTCCCCCGGCCCGATTCCCCCGGGTCTCTAGAGCAGCTCGTCGACCGCGGGCAGCGCCCCGGTCCGAGCCGCCTTGCCGTACCAGTGCGCGCTCGACTTCGGCGTCCGGGCGAGGGACGCGTAGTCGACGTACACCGCGCCGAACCGCTTCTCGTAGCCGTACGCCCACTCGAAGTTGTCCAGCAGGGACCACAGGTAGTAGCCCCGGACATCGGCGCCGTCGGAGATGGCGCGGCGGATCTCGGAGAGGTGGCCGTGCAGGTAGGCGATGCGCTCGGGGTCGTGGACGCGGCCGTCGGGGTCGGGCTTGTCGTCGTAGGCCGCGCCGTTCTCGGTGATGTACAGGGGCAGGCCCGGGGCCTCGCGGCTGTAGCGCATGATCAGCTCGTGCAGGCCGGTCGGGTCGATGCTCCAGCCCATCTCCGTGCGCTCGCCCGGCGTCTGGTGGAACATCACGTCGTCCGCGCCGGGCCACGGCGAGTGCTCGCTCGCCCCGTGGCCGTCGGCGCGCGGGCCGGACAGCTCGGTCTCGGTCGACGAGACCAGCGTCGGGGTGTAGTAGTTCAGCCCCAGCGCGTCGAGCGGCTGGTTGATCGCGTCCAGATCGCCGTCCAGGACGTACGACCAGTCGGTGATCAGCTCCGTCGCCGTGTACAGCGTCTCCGGGTACGCGCCGTGCAGGATCGGGCCGTGGAAGACCCCGTTGGCCAGGTCGTCGATCTTCCGGACCGCCGCCAGGTCCGCGGCGTCCTGCGAGAGCGGCCGCACCGGGCAGGAGTTGAGGCTCAGCGCCACCGAGTTGCGGGCCGGCATCACCGAGCGCAGGGCCGACGTACCCAGGCCGTGGGCCAGGTTCAGGTGGTGGGCGGCCCGCAGCGTGGCCTCCGGTTCGGTGCGGCCCGGCGCGTGCACGCCCGAGCCGTAGCCCAGGAACGCGCTGCACCACGGCTCGTTGAGGGTGATCCACTGCTCCACCCGGTCGCCGAGCGCCTCGCCGACGATCTGCGCGTACTCGGCGAACCGGTACGCCGTGTCCCGCTCCGGCCAGCCGCCCGCGTCCTCCAGCTCCTGCGGCAGGTCCCAGTGGTAGAGGGTGACGGCGGGCTTGATCCCCGCGGCGAGCAGCTCGTCGACCAGGCGGCGGTAGAAGTCCAGGCCCACCTGCACCGCCGGGCCCCGGCCCGTCGGCTGGACGCGCGACCAGGAGATGGAGAAGCGGTACGCGTTCAGGCCGAGGTCGGCCATCAGCGCGACGTCCTCGCGGTAGCGGTGGTAGTGGTCGACAGCGATGTCACCGTGATCGCCGCCGGCCGTCCTGCCCGGCGTATGGCTGAAGGTGTCCCAGATGGAGGGGGTACGGCCGCCCTCGCGCACCGCTCCCTCGATCTGGTAGGCGGAGGTCGCGGCGCCCCAGAGGAAGGCGGGGGGAAAGGACACGGAGGACATGGGCTCAGGCATGGAAGCGCTCCCATAGGAGGTCGTGGAGACCGACGCGGGTACGGGTAGGGGAGAGGAGGGGGAAGGGGGGAAGGGACCCGAGGGCCGGGGCGGCGGTGACGCGGCCCCCGGAGTCGTACGGCCGAGACGAGTGCGACCGGGCGTCAGCCCTTGATCGCGCCCTGCATGATGCCGCCCACGATCTGCTTGCCGAACAGCAGGAAGGCGATCAGCAGCGGCAGGGTGCCGAGCAGGGCGCCCGCCATGATCACCGACTGGTCGGGGACATAGCCGGTGCCGAGCGAGTTGAGCGCGACCTGTACCGTCGGGTTCTCCTGGTTCAGGGCGATGATCGGCCACAGGAAGTCGTTCCAGGCGAACACGAAGGTCAGCAGGCCGAGAACGGCCATCGCGGGCCGGGCCGCGGGGAACACCACGTGCCAGACGATCCGCAGACTGCTCGCGCCGTCCACCCGCGCCGCCTCGATCAGCTCCGTCGGCAGCGCCTGCACCAGGTACTGCCGCATGAAGAACACACCGAAGGCGGTCACCAGCGTCGGCAGGACGACCGTCTGCAGCTGGTTGGACCAGCCGAGGTCCGCCATCCACAGATACAGCGGGACGACGGCCAGCTGCGGCGGCACCATCATCGTGCCGATCGTCAGCAGCAGCAGAACGTTCGAGAACTTGAACCGCAGTTTGGCGAAGGCGAAACCGGCGAGGGTGGAGAACAGCACCGTGGCGACCGTGATCGTGCCCGCGACGATCACCGAGTTGACCATCGCGGTGCCGAGCCCGGCCTCCTCCCACGCGGTCTCCAGATTCTTGAACAGGTTGCCGCCGAACCACAGCGGCGGCGGGGTCTGCGCCAGCCGGGCGTTGGTGCGCGAGGCCGCGATCGCCGTCCACACCAGCGGGGCCAGCGAGACCAGCGCGAACAGGGTCAGCACGACATAGGTGACCGGGCCGGCGTGCAGCTGCTTGCCCGCGCCCATCACGCGCTTCCGTTCCCGCCGGGACGGCGGTTTCTTCCCGGTCTGAGGGGGAGTCAGTTGGGTCGCTGTCATTGGGACTTCCTCAGCCGTCGGGAGATCAGCAGATTGACCGCGGCGACGATCAGCAGGATCAGGAACATCGACCAGGCGATCGCGGACGCCTTGCCGAGGTTGCCGATGATCCAGCCCTGGTCGTACATGTACAGCCCGAGCGTCTGGAACTGGTGACCCGAGCCGCCCTTCGAGCCGCTGACCCCGCCGAACAGCAGGGGCTCGCCGAAGAGCTGGGTCGCGCCGATGGTCGAGACGACCACCGTGAACAGGATCGTCGGCCGCAGCTGCGGGATCGTCACGTGGAGGAACTGCTGCCAGCGGTTGGCGCCGTCGATCGCCGCCGACTCGTACAGATCGGCCGGGATCGCCTGCATGGCGGCGAGGTAGATCAGCGCGTTGTAGCCCGTCCACCGCCAGATGACGATCGTCGACACGGCGAACTTCGAACCCCAGTCGGACTCGGTCCAGTTGACCGGATCGATCCCGACGAAGCCGAGCATCCAGTTGATCATGCCGCCGTCCCAGGAGTACAGCAGCACGAACACCAGCGTCGCCGCCGCCACCGAGGTGGCGTACGGGGTGAGCATCACGACCCGCCACACGACCGAGCCGCGCAGCTTGTAGTTGAGCAGGTGCGCCAGGCCGATCGCCATCAGCAACTGCGGCACCGTGGAGATCACGCCGATGGTGAAGGTGACCCACAGCGAGTTCCAGAAGAAGTCCGAGGACAGCAGGTTCTCGTAGTTCTTCAGCCCGGCCCAGGACTGGCCGTCCAGGTCGGACAGCTGCACGTTGTGCAGCGAGTACCAGGCCGTGTACAGCAGCGGGACCAGCGAGAACGCGCCGAACACGATGAAGAAGGGGGAGATGAACGCGTACGGCGACGCCTTCATGTCCCAGCGGTACAGCTTGCTGCGCCAGGAACCCGGGCCCGGCTCAGGCGGCGTACCGCGACCGTGCGCGCGGCCGGCCGCGCCCGGCTGCTCACCGGGCGCGGCGTCGGCGCTCGACGCGGAGTGCGCGAGGGCCTGCTTGGAGCTGGTCACTGGCCGAGCACGTCCTTGATCTCCTCGGTGGCCGCGTCCCAGCCCTCCTCAGGGCTCTTGCCCTTCTGCTCGACCTGGAGGATGCCGATGTCGGTCAGCGCGGTGCCGATCGGCTGGTCCTTGACGCCGAAGTACTGGGTCGGGATCGTCTTGGCCGAGGCGGAGAAGATCTCCGTGATCGGCGCGTTCGAGAAGTACTCGGTGGTGGCGTCCGCCGGCTTCAGGGTCGAGTACGCCGACGGGGCCGACGGGAAGCTCGCCTGCTTGGCGAAGACCTTCGCCTGCTGCTCGGGCGCGGTCAGCCACTTCGCCAGCGCGATGGCCTCCTTCTGGTGCTTGCTCGCCGTCGGCACGCCGATGAACGAACCGCCCCAGTTGCCCGCGGTCGGCGCCGCCGCCACGTCCCACTTGCCCTTGCCCGCGTCACCGGACTGCTCCAGGATGTAGCCGATCATCCAGGCCGGGCAGGCCACCGTGGCGAAGGTGGCGTTGGCGTAGCCCTGGTCCCACGGCTTCTCGAACTGCTTCAGCTTCGCCGACATGTCGCTGGTCGCCACCTCCATGGCGGTGTCCCACGCCGTCTTCACGCCCGCGGACTTCTCCCAGACGACGTTGCCGTCCTTGTCGTAGTACCGCTCGCTCGCACCGTTGAGGACGGCGTTGTAGACGGAGGAGGCGGAGTCCACGAACTTGGTGCCGCTCGGCGCCTTCTTCATGTACTCCTTGCCGAGGTCGACGTACTTGCCCCAGTCGCCCTTCCACTGCTCGGCGAGCTTGGTGCGGTCGGTCTCCAGGCCGGCCTTCTGGAACAGGTCCTTGCGGTAGCAGACGGCCATCGGACCGATGTCGGTGCCGAGCCCGATCAGCTTGCCGTCCTTGGTGGTGGCCTGGGCGTTCTTCCAGTCCAGCCACTGGGACTTGTCGACCTCCTTGCCGAGGTCGACGAACTTGTCGGCCTGCGTCTGCACGGCCTCGGTGACGTTGCCGACCTCGATCGCCTGGATGTCGTCGGTACCGGCACCGGCCTGCAGGCGGGTGAGGACCTTGGGCCAGTAGACGTCGGTCTTGGTGGTGACGTTCTCCTTGATGGTGATGTCGGGGTTGAGCTTCATGTACTCGTCGTAGAGGCCGGCCTGCTTGTAGCCGAAGGTGCCGAACGTGCCGACGGTGAGAGTGGTCTTGCCGCCGCCTCCGCCCTCGTTCGAAGGGCCGTCGTCCGAGTCCTCGGCGCAGCCGGCGAGCAGCCCTGTCGTCAGCGCGGCCGCGGCCGCGAGGGCCATCAGCCGGCGGGACCCGCGGGTACTCGTGCGCATTGCGTCCTCCTGTTGCCTGACGTGCCGACCCCCCGGCCAACTGCACTGTTGGGCCCGTTCATTCTTCACGCTGCGGCTCGGGCGGGGAACGTGCGGGATGTGTATGTGTCAGGTACTGTGGGAGCGCTCCCACATGTGATGTGTTGAAGGTTCGTCGGTCGGGGCGGGGGTGTCAAGGGTGGGAGCGCGGAGAGATGCGTTCAGTTATCGGGCTGTTAACTGGACCTCGTGAGCCGGTCCGGCGATCGCGGACGAGGGTCCGCCGAGGCTCGGCGCGGGGGGTCCTGGGGCGCCGGCTCCCGGCTGGGGTCACCGCACCGGACGGGACTGTTAAATTCCAGGCCAGCGACGAGACAACGGCGGGAAGGCGGAGCCCATGGCAAGCCACGGAGTGCGGGGGCGGAGCGGTGGCCGGCCCACCCTCGAAGAGGTGGCGGCCCGCGCGGGCGTGGGACGGGGCACCGTCTCCCGGGTGATCAACGGCTCGCCCCGGGTCAGTGACGCGACCCGCGCCGCGGTGGAGGCGGCGGTCGCGGAGCTCGGTTATGTTCCCAACACGGCCGCCCGTGCCCTGGCGGCGAACCGTACGGACGCCATCGCGCTGGTCGTGCCCGAGCCGGAGACGCGGTTCTTCGCGGAGCCGTACTTCTCGGACATGCTCAAGGGGGTCGGCGCCGAGCTCGGCGACACCGAGATGCAGCTCCTGCTGATCTTCGCGGGCAGCGACAAGGAACGCCGCCGGCTGGCCCAGTATCTGGCGGCACACCGTGTCGACGGTGTCCTGCTGGTCTCGGTCCACGCGGACGACCCACTGCCGGATCTGCTGGCCCAGCTCGAGATCCCGGCGGTGATCAGCGGCCCGAGATCGGCGGCGGAGACCCTGACCTCGGTCGACTCGGACAACTACGGCGGCGCGAGGTCGGCGGTGGAGCACTTGGTGGCCCGGGGCCGGGGGAGGATCGCCCACATCACCGGCCGCCTCGACGTCTACGGCGCCCAGCGCCGCGTCGACGGCTACCGCGACGCCCTGGGGGACGCCGGGCATCAGGTGGACGAGCGGCTGATCGAGCCCGGCGACTTCACCGAGGAGGGCGGCGCGAGGGCGATGCGGGCGTTGCTGGAGCGCGTCCCCGACCTGGACGCGGTCTTCGCGGCGTCGGACGTGACGGCGGCGGGCGCCCGCCAGGTGCTGCGCGAGGCGGGCCGCCGCATCCCCGACGACGTCGCCCTGGTCGGCTACGACGACTCCGCCATCGCCCGCCACATGGACCCGCCGCTGACGTCCGTCCGCCAGCCCATCGAGGAGATGGGCCGCCGCATGATCGACCTCCTCCTGAGCGAGATCGCGGACCGGCGTCCGGCGGCGTCGCGGGGGCTGGAGCGGGCGCAGGTGGTGCTGGCGACGGAGCTGGAGGAGCGGGCGTCGTCGTGAGGGCGGAGCGAATGTCGGCGACGTATGCCAGTTGACAACGTCGTCAACATGGAGGTGGTCGGCGTGACCGTGACCCAGATCGATCTGGATGACGAGGCGCTCGGCAGCACGCGGCGCGCGGGGAGTTCGACGCGGCGGCAGCGGCTCATGAAGCAGCCAAGCGGGCACGCCGGGCGGCCTTCGAGTGATCACGTACCTCCTGGACACCTCGGCGCTGTGGCACCTCTTCCGTACCCCCGGGGCGTTGGTTGCCTGGGAAGGGCACCCGCATCAGACGAGGCCTTCGAGGGATCCGTCCGTCGACATGACGGGTACGCACCCTGTTGGACCAAACAGAGTCGGACAGCACGCGGAGGACACCCCCATGCGTTCCTTGACCTTCGTCATCGGTACGGGACGCAGCGGTTCGACCGCGTTGTCGCGCATCCTCAACGCCCATCCGGATGTGCTGAGCCTCAACGAGTACATGGCCTCCGTGGGCGACGCCGCCTTCCCCGAGGGGAAGGTGACCGGTGAGGAGTTCTGGCAGACGCTCTTTCGGCCCGCCCCGCACTTCGAGCGGATGATCCGCAGTGGGCTGCCGCTGCCGGAGTTCCTCTACACCCGTCGCCCCGGCAGGTACTCGGCGCAGACCACCGGCATCCCCGCGCTCTCCCTGATGGTGCTGCCGCACCTCACCGACGACCCGGACGGGCTTCTCGACGCCCTCGGCGCGGCCGTGGTCCAGTGGCCCGAGCGCACCGCCGCCGAGCACCACCGGGCGT
It encodes:
- a CDS encoding LacI family DNA-binding transcriptional regulator; this translates as MASHGVRGRSGGRPTLEEVAARAGVGRGTVSRVINGSPRVSDATRAAVEAAVAELGYVPNTAARALAANRTDAIALVVPEPETRFFAEPYFSDMLKGVGAELGDTEMQLLLIFAGSDKERRRLAQYLAAHRVDGVLLVSVHADDPLPDLLAQLEIPAVISGPRSAAETLTSVDSDNYGGARSAVEHLVARGRGRIAHITGRLDVYGAQRRVDGYRDALGDAGHQVDERLIEPGDFTEEGGARAMRALLERVPDLDAVFAASDVTAAGARQVLREAGRRIPDDVALVGYDDSAIARHMDPPLTSVRQPIEEMGRRMIDLLLSEIADRRPAASRGLERAQVVLATELEERASS